Proteins encoded by one window of Lathyrus oleraceus cultivar Zhongwan6 chromosome 1, CAAS_Psat_ZW6_1.0, whole genome shotgun sequence:
- the LOC127084809 gene encoding chaperone protein dnaJ 20, chloroplastic: MDVLLSFNSSSSLINISKPYKHHHNHQRQPRTKQFSVTCRSTKSDGNLYKILCLSSNTATTTDDIKRAYRTMALQYHPDVCRDGLKKEESTKMFVQVNEAYKTLSNPKLKEEYDSELFGLGNLRTSKWMEQVGELNRKSQTGKNGASSSSWGSRMRARNTSN, from the coding sequence ATGGATGTTTTATTATCCTTCAACTCTAGCTCAAGCCTAATCAACATTTCAAAACCATACAAACATCATCATAATCATCAAAGACAACCTCGTACAAAACAGTTTTCAGTTACATGCAGATCCACAAAAAGTGATGGAAACTTGTACAAGATACTATGTTTGAGTTCCAATACAGCAACAACAACAGATGATATAAAAAGAGCATATAGAACAATGGCTCTTCAGTATCATCCTGATGTTTGTCGTGATGGTTTGAAGAAAGAGGAATCAACCAAGATGTTTGTACAAGTTAATGAAGCTTATAAGACGCTGTCGAATCCAAAGCTTAAAGAAGAGTATGATTCAGAGTTGTTTGGTTTGGGTAATTTGAGAACAAGTAAATGGATGgaacaagttggtgaattgaaTAGAAAATCTCAAACAGGTAAGAATGgtgcatcatcatcatcatgggGTTCTAGAATGAGGGCCAGGAATACTAGTAACTAG